From the Halorhabdus utahensis DSM 12940 genome, one window contains:
- a CDS encoding 2,3,4,5-tetrahydropyridine-2,6-dicarboxylate N-succinyltransferase: MSLESDVEALWDRSDDLTPADLAEDQQATLDRFLEALEAGEVRAAEKREGTWEANAWVKQGILLNFTLRETEAREYGDVTYHDVLPLRETADLGERGTRNTPDGTVIRRGAYVGSDAILMSPAFVNIGAHVGDGTLVDSNDVVGSCAQIGDDVKLGANTVIGGVLEPVEDAPVIVEDGVALGAGSRVTSGFVVGENSVVGEDTLLSPRIPVYDLAEEEILYGELPPERRAFQRFVESSVGEHDLFDGGAFKPAVVATHVEEETLEGAEREDALRE, encoded by the coding sequence ATGAGTCTGGAAAGCGATGTCGAGGCGCTATGGGATCGATCGGACGACCTGACGCCCGCAGACCTTGCCGAGGACCAGCAAGCCACCCTGGATCGCTTCCTCGAAGCCCTGGAGGCCGGCGAGGTTCGGGCGGCCGAGAAGCGCGAGGGCACCTGGGAGGCAAACGCCTGGGTCAAGCAGGGCATTCTGCTGAATTTCACTCTTCGAGAAACCGAAGCCCGGGAGTACGGCGACGTGACCTACCACGACGTGCTTCCCCTTCGAGAGACTGCTGACCTTGGCGAGCGTGGCACCCGAAACACACCTGACGGGACCGTCATCCGACGCGGTGCCTACGTAGGCAGCGACGCGATCTTGATGAGTCCTGCGTTCGTGAACATCGGCGCGCACGTCGGCGACGGCACGCTCGTGGACTCCAACGATGTCGTCGGGTCGTGCGCTCAGATCGGTGACGACGTGAAGCTCGGCGCGAACACCGTCATCGGTGGCGTGCTCGAACCCGTCGAGGATGCGCCGGTGATCGTCGAAGACGGCGTGGCACTGGGAGCCGGAAGCCGCGTCACGTCTGGATTCGTCGTCGGCGAGAACTCAGTGGTCGGTGAGGACACGCTGCTGTCACCCCGGATTCCCGTCTACGATTTGGCCGAGGAGGAGATTCTCTATGGCGAATTGCCGCCGGAACGGCGGGCCTTCCAGCGGTTCGTCGAGTCCTCCGTCGGCGAGCACGATCTGTTCGACGGCGGCGCGTTCAAGCCGGCCGTGGTTGCGACCCACGTCGAGGAGGAAACGTTGGAGGGGGCAGAGCGAGAGGACGCGTTGCGGGAGTAA
- a CDS encoding nicotinate phosphoribosyltransferase, translating into MTEETPFDIVGPEAITAGRATDAYFDRTMEALEHAGKNPNVVAEVSADQFPTGEFAVLAGLKDAAHLLEGHPVDVDALPEGQLFDHGPVMRIEGQYQEFARLETSLLGFLSHPTGIATNALRARRAAPESTVLSFGSRHVHPSLGAMVERSALIGGLDGISNVAAGEVIDREAGGTMPHALVICFGRGNQEAAWQAFDEAVGPGVPRVALCDTYSDEVDEAIRAVEAVPDLDSIRLDTTSSRRGDFRRIVQEVRWELDARGHDDVGIFLSGGLDPTTLRELRDVADGFGVGGYVSNAEPKDFALDIVSIDGEPVAKRGKLSGKKAVYRTDTGSHEVGLADEEGPGDAESLFEPLLRDGELVREFDIDDATRRARKDAEAVGFGDHADQ; encoded by the coding sequence ATGACCGAAGAGACGCCGTTCGACATCGTCGGCCCCGAGGCGATCACCGCGGGACGGGCGACGGACGCCTACTTCGACCGGACGATGGAAGCGCTCGAACACGCCGGCAAGAACCCGAACGTGGTCGCGGAGGTGTCGGCCGATCAGTTTCCGACCGGCGAGTTTGCCGTCCTCGCCGGGCTGAAAGACGCCGCCCACCTGCTGGAAGGACACCCCGTCGACGTCGACGCGCTTCCCGAAGGCCAACTGTTCGATCACGGGCCAGTGATGCGGATCGAAGGCCAATATCAGGAGTTTGCTCGTCTGGAAACGTCGCTGCTGGGCTTTCTCTCTCATCCAACCGGAATCGCGACGAACGCACTCCGGGCACGCCGGGCCGCTCCCGAGTCGACAGTGCTGAGCTTCGGGTCCCGGCACGTCCACCCGTCGCTGGGTGCGATGGTCGAGCGCAGCGCGCTGATCGGTGGGCTCGACGGCATCTCGAACGTCGCCGCCGGCGAGGTGATCGACCGCGAGGCTGGCGGAACGATGCCCCACGCGCTGGTGATCTGCTTCGGGCGGGGCAACCAGGAGGCAGCCTGGCAAGCCTTCGACGAGGCTGTCGGGCCAGGCGTTCCACGGGTCGCGCTGTGTGACACCTACAGCGACGAGGTCGACGAGGCGATCCGGGCCGTCGAGGCCGTTCCAGATCTCGACAGCATCCGGCTGGACACCACGAGTTCACGCCGCGGGGACTTCCGCCGGATCGTCCAGGAAGTCCGGTGGGAACTCGACGCCCGCGGGCACGACGACGTGGGCATCTTCCTCAGCGGCGGGCTCGATCCCACGACGCTTCGGGAACTGCGGGATGTCGCCGACGGGTTCGGCGTCGGCGGGTACGTCTCCAACGCAGAGCCGAAAGACTTCGCGCTGGACATCGTCTCGATCGACGGCGAGCCGGTCGCCAAGCGGGGAAAACTCTCCGGAAAGAAGGCCGTTTACCGAACGGACACCGGCAGTCACGAGGTCGGACTCGCCGACGAAGAGGGGCCGGGCGACGCCGAGTCCCTGTTCGAGCCACTGCTTCGGGACGGCGAGCTCGTCCGGGAGTTCGATATCGACGACGCGACGCGTCGGGCACGCAAAGACGCCGAGGCCGTCGGATTCGGAGATCACGCCGACCAGTAG
- a CDS encoding type II toxin-antitoxin system VapC family toxin, with translation MIYADTDFFIALVKDDDWLQERAVSIARENDGQIYTSRATLLELLMISDRFAFDRFEALSYVLEIADVPEDESVLFQAADYMEQYDLTAFDAYHVAYADTDPIVSSDKAFDDLTNDRIPIEAESQ, from the coding sequence ATGATCTACGCCGATACCGACTTTTTCATCGCGCTGGTCAAAGACGACGACTGGCTCCAGGAGCGTGCTGTCTCGATCGCCCGGGAGAACGATGGGCAGATCTACACGTCACGGGCAACGCTGCTCGAGTTGTTGATGATCTCCGATCGATTCGCGTTCGATCGCTTCGAGGCACTCAGCTACGTCCTCGAAATCGCGGACGTTCCCGAGGACGAATCCGTTCTCTTTCAGGCGGCGGATTACATGGAACAGTACGACCTCACGGCATTCGACGCCTACCACGTCGCCTATGCTGACACCGATCCCATCGTCTCCTCGGACAAAGCGTTTGACGACCTCACCAACGACCGTATTCCGATCGAAGCGGAATCCCAGTAA
- the dapA gene encoding 4-hydroxy-tetrahydrodipicolinate synthase, producing the protein MPPQPLFEGVYPAMTTPFEDDERIDFDQLRANARRLEAAGVDGVVPVGSTGESATLSHDEHVEVIEAVAGALKDVPVIAGTGSNNTREALSLSRRARDAGADALLLISPYYNKPEQRGLREHYLTIADEIDLPQIVYNVPSRTGRNIDPDTAVALADHENIQAFKAASGDLGQITEIVERTREKDFTVLSGDDALTLPMLSIGARGAISVVANVEPVRTCAMVGAALAGDFERARELHHELGPLARALFVETNPIPVKEAMAIRGHGSPELRSPLTRLAEEHRAHLRDVLDELDPIDVETPVETTDR; encoded by the coding sequence ATGCCACCACAACCACTGTTCGAAGGCGTCTATCCCGCGATGACGACGCCCTTCGAAGACGACGAACGCATCGATTTCGACCAACTGCGGGCGAACGCTCGACGGCTCGAAGCTGCCGGCGTCGACGGGGTCGTCCCCGTCGGCTCGACCGGCGAGAGCGCGACGCTCTCTCACGACGAACACGTCGAGGTGATCGAAGCAGTCGCCGGGGCACTCAAGGACGTGCCCGTCATCGCCGGGACCGGGAGCAACAACACCCGCGAAGCACTTTCCCTGTCCCGCCGGGCTCGAGACGCCGGTGCGGACGCCCTCCTGCTCATCTCGCCGTACTACAACAAGCCCGAGCAGCGCGGCCTCCGCGAACATTACCTGACGATCGCCGACGAGATCGACCTGCCACAGATCGTCTACAACGTCCCCTCACGAACGGGGCGCAACATCGACCCCGACACGGCGGTCGCCCTCGCTGATCACGAGAACATTCAGGCGTTCAAGGCAGCCTCTGGCGATCTCGGCCAGATCACTGAGATCGTGGAGCGGACGCGCGAGAAGGACTTCACCGTCCTCTCGGGCGACGACGCGCTGACGCTGCCGATGCTATCGATCGGTGCGCGTGGCGCGATCAGTGTCGTCGCCAACGTCGAACCCGTCCGGACCTGTGCGATGGTCGGGGCGGCGCTGGCGGGTGACTTCGAACGCGCTCGCGAGTTGCATCACGAACTCGGGCCGCTCGCCCGGGCGCTGTTCGTCGAGACGAACCCGATCCCGGTCAAGGAGGCGATGGCGATCCGTGGCCACGGCTCGCCGGAACTCCGGTCGCCCCTGACCCGGCTCGCCGAGGAACACCGAGCACACCTCCGGGACGTCCTCGACGAGCTCGATCCGATCGACGTCGAGACGCCGGTCGAGACGACGGATCGATAA
- the dapB gene encoding 4-hydroxy-tetrahydrodipicolinate reductase: MIRVGVTGAAGRMGRTVIETAGDREDVTVVFAVDATDEETVAGTPVHEPDDIGALLATHEPDAIVDFSVPKATVAFAEACAAAGVPLVTGTTGFEDDQLDALEGASEDVAVLKAANFARGIQALLSTVHAAAEALPGYDVELTETHHNGKQDAPSGTANTLLDALAEERDFEETYGREGMQPREAGEVGVHVRRAGDVRGEHELMFAGNDEVVTLTHRAEDRGVFAAGAIDAAVWIAGRDPGFYTFGDVIEG; encoded by the coding sequence ATGATACGAGTTGGCGTCACCGGCGCGGCAGGTCGCATGGGACGGACAGTCATCGAGACGGCGGGCGATCGCGAGGACGTGACGGTCGTCTTCGCCGTCGACGCCACCGACGAGGAGACGGTCGCCGGCACCCCGGTCCACGAGCCGGATGATATCGGGGCGCTGCTGGCGACCCACGAACCAGACGCGATCGTCGACTTCTCCGTCCCCAAGGCGACCGTTGCGTTCGCCGAGGCCTGCGCTGCGGCCGGCGTCCCGCTCGTGACCGGGACGACTGGTTTCGAGGACGACCAGCTCGACGCGCTGGAGGGGGCCAGCGAGGACGTGGCCGTCCTGAAGGCCGCGAACTTCGCCCGCGGGATCCAGGCCCTGTTGTCTACCGTCCACGCGGCTGCCGAGGCACTGCCAGGCTACGACGTGGAGTTGACGGAAACCCATCACAACGGCAAGCAGGACGCGCCGAGCGGGACCGCAAACACCCTCCTCGACGCGCTCGCCGAGGAACGCGATTTCGAGGAAACGTATGGTCGCGAGGGGATGCAGCCGCGGGAAGCGGGAGAAGTCGGTGTCCATGTCCGACGGGCCGGTGATGTCCGTGGCGAGCACGAGCTCATGTTCGCGGGCAACGACGAAGTAGTGACGCTGACCCATCGCGCCGAGGATCGCGGGGTTTTCGCCGCTGGCGCAATCGATGCCGCGGTCTGGATAGCTGGCCGGGATCCGGGATTCTATACCTTCGGGGACGTAATCGAGGGCTAA
- a CDS encoding sensor histidine kinase: MVWQFSLGVVPLFAATLVATAVAIAVFRKRDAPGGRALGVIAVAAGWWSLLAGVELFRTDLFTSVVLTKATYFGIAVVPVAWVVFVLAYTGRRAWLSRSRLVLLGVVPVITMLAAITNEPYGIHSLFWQDLGFMTDGSGTAGSSQYGPLFWLHAAYSYSLLAVGSYLLVELVVNADLLYRAQAGVLLMAVVAPWSANALYLANVIQTPYDPTILGIVLSCLLLLMTVYRHRFLEIVPAARQLARTELIKTLDDPVVVIDDERHVVDLNPAAVDVFAAERMDVIGRGLSAVSPKLADWLDSDRAEQTISYEVDNVDRYYDIQVTPLSQKAVADSGLLLALRDVTARQHNRQQVSVLNRLLRHNLSNTVTTIHGNAEYAAERARDDEVRERLAVIEDNAAAMMDKQEKLDRVLRTFERDSYTCKSLDTLLKAVVDDVRTAYPDAKLTVDMPETTMSFDGQERLRIALEELLTNAIEHDPSDAPAVRVTATVEDRQATIVVTDSGPGIPAYELEPITNGQETQLSHGSGVGLWLVSWIAHSLQGSLDIETGDDGTAITLTIMSEE, encoded by the coding sequence ATGGTCTGGCAGTTTTCGCTGGGTGTCGTGCCGTTGTTTGCCGCGACGCTGGTCGCCACAGCCGTCGCAATCGCTGTCTTCAGGAAGCGTGATGCGCCGGGTGGGCGTGCGCTCGGGGTGATCGCGGTCGCCGCCGGGTGGTGGTCGTTGCTGGCTGGCGTTGAACTCTTCCGGACTGATCTGTTCACGAGCGTCGTCCTGACGAAAGCCACCTACTTCGGTATCGCTGTCGTCCCTGTCGCCTGGGTGGTGTTCGTTCTCGCGTACACCGGACGACGAGCCTGGCTCTCGCGCTCCCGACTCGTTCTGCTGGGTGTTGTTCCTGTGATCACCATGTTGGCGGCCATCACGAACGAGCCCTACGGGATCCACTCGCTATTCTGGCAGGACCTCGGATTTATGACGGACGGTTCAGGGACTGCTGGGTCCTCCCAGTACGGTCCGCTTTTCTGGCTCCATGCCGCGTATTCCTACTCGCTCCTTGCGGTTGGATCGTACTTGCTTGTTGAGCTCGTCGTGAACGCGGACCTCCTTTACCGGGCACAGGCAGGGGTTCTTCTGATGGCTGTCGTTGCACCGTGGAGTGCGAACGCGCTCTATCTCGCCAACGTGATTCAGACGCCGTACGATCCGACGATCCTCGGGATCGTGTTGAGTTGTTTGCTCCTGCTCATGACCGTCTATCGCCACCGATTTCTCGAAATCGTTCCGGCAGCCAGACAACTCGCTCGCACGGAGTTGATCAAGACGCTCGATGACCCGGTCGTCGTCATCGACGACGAGCGTCATGTGGTCGATCTGAATCCAGCGGCTGTGGACGTTTTCGCCGCCGAGCGGATGGACGTCATCGGCCGAGGCCTCTCGGCTGTCTCCCCAAAACTGGCTGACTGGCTCGACAGCGACCGCGCCGAGCAAACCATCTCCTACGAGGTCGACAACGTCGACCGGTACTACGACATCCAGGTGACCCCGCTCTCCCAGAAAGCGGTGGCTGATTCCGGACTACTGCTTGCACTCCGGGACGTGACTGCTCGCCAGCACAACCGACAGCAAGTGAGCGTCCTCAATCGGCTGCTCCGGCACAACCTCTCGAACACTGTGACGACGATCCATGGCAACGCCGAGTACGCCGCCGAGAGGGCCCGTGACGACGAGGTCCGGGAGCGACTCGCCGTCATCGAGGACAACGCCGCGGCGATGATGGACAAACAGGAAAAGCTCGATCGCGTCCTCAGGACCTTCGAACGCGACAGCTACACGTGTAAGTCCCTGGATACACTCCTGAAAGCCGTCGTCGACGACGTCCGGACGGCCTATCCGGATGCCAAGCTGACGGTGGACATGCCGGAGACGACCATGTCTTTCGACGGGCAGGAGCGACTCCGGATCGCCCTTGAGGAACTGCTGACGAACGCGATCGAACACGATCCCAGTGACGCGCCAGCCGTGAGAGTCACCGCGACTGTCGAGGACCGACAGGCGACAATCGTCGTCACTGACTCCGGTCCCGGCATTCCGGCGTACGAACTCGAACCGATCACGAACGGGCAGGAGACTCAGCTGTCACACGGTAGTGGTGTCGGGCTCTGGCTCGTCTCCTGGATTGCACACTCGCTGCAGGGTTCGTTGGACATCGAGACTGGAGACGATGGAACAGCGATCACGCTGACAATCATGTCCGAGGAGTGA
- a CDS encoding AbrB/MazE/SpoVT family DNA-binding domain-containing protein: MSKTAEADDRGRIVIPHEIREKHGDRYRVVELDDRVELIPINRDPIEGLRDAVGDAFDGNSIAEIKEQARTAAREAAVEDLSDSSQ; this comes from the coding sequence ATGAGCAAAACCGCCGAGGCCGACGATCGGGGGCGGATCGTCATTCCGCATGAAATCCGAGAGAAGCACGGCGATCGGTATCGGGTCGTCGAACTCGATGATCGGGTCGAACTCATTCCGATCAACCGGGATCCAATCGAAGGGCTTCGAGATGCCGTCGGCGATGCGTTCGACGGAAATTCGATCGCCGAGATCAAAGAGCAGGCGCGGACGGCCGCCAGGGAAGCAGCGGTCGAGGATCTCTCGGACTCGTCGCAATGA